One Brachyspira suanatina DNA segment encodes these proteins:
- a CDS encoding ABC transporter substrate-binding protein yields MKTIRIYLFLIFISIFLFSCNNADINNQNLYMKDRAGNDIILPEKIENIASLTPSATDIILSLGISDKIISFDSTSKEILQTNNIDVSNIPVFDMLNPDSEKIIAMKPDIVFVNNFSVFSGKTSLDSIKASGICVAVIPSSDTIKSIEDDITFLGNVLNKSDAASNIINIMNKNIENIRTIGESIQNKKKVYFEISALPNLYSFGTNVYIDDMINIIGASNLFSDKNSWISTSEENILFSNPDIIFTSVDYIDNPTEEILKRKSWQNINAIKNKDVYYIASSSLPTHNIVNAMIMMAKYAYPNEYKDIEIIRN; encoded by the coding sequence ATGAAAACTATCAGAATATATTTATTTCTAATTTTTATTAGTATATTTTTATTTTCATGTAATAATGCAGATATAAATAATCAAAACTTATATATGAAAGATAGGGCAGGAAATGATATTATTCTTCCTGAAAAAATAGAAAATATAGCATCTTTAACACCATCAGCTACAGATATTATATTGTCATTAGGTATTTCAGATAAGATAATTTCTTTTGATTCTACTTCAAAAGAAATTTTACAGACTAATAATATTGATGTATCTAATATACCTGTTTTTGATATGCTTAATCCTGATTCAGAAAAAATCATAGCAATGAAACCAGATATTGTTTTTGTTAATAATTTTAGTGTATTTTCTGGAAAAACTTCTTTAGATTCTATAAAAGCTTCAGGTATATGTGTTGCGGTTATACCTAGCAGCGATACCATAAAATCTATAGAAGATGATATAACTTTTTTAGGTAATGTTTTGAATAAAAGTGATGCCGCTTCTAATATTATTAACATTATGAATAAAAATATAGAAAATATTAGAACTATAGGAGAAAGCATACAAAACAAAAAGAAAGTTTATTTTGAAATATCTGCTTTGCCTAATTTATATTCATTCGGCACTAATGTTTATATAGACGATATGATAAATATTATAGGAGCATCTAATTTATTTTCAGATAAAAATTCTTGGATAAGCACTTCAGAAGAAAATATATTATTTTCAAATCCTGATATAATATTTACAAGCGTTGACTATATTGATAATCCTACAGAAGAAATATTAAAACGTAAATCTTGGCAGAATATAAATGCCATAAAAAATAAAGATGTATATTATATAGCTTCATCTTCATTACCTACACATAATATTGTAAATGCTATGATTATGATGGCTAAATATGCTTATCCTAATGAATATAAAGATATTGAAATAATTAGGAATTAA
- a CDS encoding MOSC domain-containing protein encodes MEKKYFKLISLNISKDTGTVKTPVESITLVEDKGVLNDAHFNKLKDRQVSLLAIEDIEYTNDKMKANLKPGDFAENITTKDVELYKLPIGTKMYIGDTIVEVSKIGKACHHGCDIKQLVGDCIMPKKGIFVRVIKGGEIKLEDTCYYCI; translated from the coding sequence ATGGAAAAGAAATATTTCAAATTAATCTCATTAAACATATCAAAAGATACAGGTACAGTGAAAACTCCTGTAGAGAGTATCACTCTAGTAGAAGATAAAGGTGTTCTTAATGATGCCCATTTTAATAAATTGAAAGACAGACAAGTTTCTTTACTTGCTATTGAAGATATAGAATACACTAATGATAAAATGAAAGCCAATCTCAAACCGGGTGATTTTGCTGAAAATATAACAACAAAAGATGTTGAGCTTTATAAACTTCCTATAGGAACAAAAATGTATATAGGTGATACTATAGTAGAAGTTTCTAAAATAGGAAAGGCATGCCATCATGGCTGCGATATAAAGCAATTAGTAGGCGACTGTATTATGCCTAAAAAGGGTATATTTGTAAGAGTTATTAAAGGCGGGGAAATAAAACTTGAAGATACTTGTTATTACTGTATCTGA
- a CDS encoding ABC transporter ATP-binding protein, translated as MNDINKTNKMIEVKNLYLSYSNKKEVLKNISFDVNANESLCIIGPNGCGKTTLIKSLCRIIDFDKGEILINNENIKKIDVYKEMAMMSQISAIYFGYTAYDTIMMGRYSSYKDKLLSMPTKEDKEFVIYYMEKLKIMHLKDKLITELSGGELQRVFLARTFVQNPSIILMDEPTNHLDLNSQIELIDSLKEWVLNGSRCIIAVLHDINAAFNLSDKLLVLKNGSFQYFGSIEDFDIAMLNSIYDIDVINYMNKSFDKWK; from the coding sequence ATGAATGATATAAATAAAACAAATAAAATGATAGAAGTTAAAAATTTATATTTAAGCTATTCAAATAAAAAAGAAGTTTTAAAAAATATATCTTTTGATGTAAATGCAAATGAAAGTTTATGTATTATAGGTCCTAATGGATGCGGAAAAACTACTTTGATTAAATCATTATGCAGAATAATAGATTTTGATAAAGGCGAAATACTTATTAATAATGAAAATATAAAAAAAATAGATGTTTATAAAGAAATGGCTATGATGAGTCAGATATCAGCAATATATTTTGGATATACTGCTTATGATACTATAATGATGGGAAGGTATTCAAGCTATAAAGACAAATTATTATCAATGCCTACAAAAGAGGATAAAGAGTTTGTAATTTACTATATGGAAAAACTAAAGATAATGCATTTAAAAGATAAATTAATAACAGAACTTTCAGGCGGAGAATTGCAAAGAGTATTTTTAGCGAGAACATTTGTTCAAAACCCTAGCATAATACTTATGGATGAGCCTACTAATCATTTGGATTTAAATAGTCAGATAGAATTAATTGATAGTTTAAAAGAATGGGTTTTAAATGGTTCAAGATGCATTATAGCTGTACTTCATGATATAAATGCCGCTTTTAATTTGTCTGATAAATTATTGGTTTTGAAAAATGGAAGTTTTCAGTATTTTGGAAGTATTGAAGATTTTGATATTGCTATGCTTAATAGTATATATGATATAGATGTAATAAATTATATGAATAAATCTTTTGATAAATGGAAATAG
- a CDS encoding sulfate/molybdate ABC transporter ATP-binding protein: MGLIVDIKKKLSNFDLDLQFEVKSGVFSILGASGSGKSMALKCIAGIEKPDSGYIECNGNVFYDSKKHINIKPQKRNVGFLFQNYALFPNMTVEENIKCGIRDKKSNIDIEYIMKKFFINHIKNKRPREISGGEQQRTALARIFVSSPNILMLDEPLSALDYHIKWELEKFILSTIKEFNGTTLFVSHNRDEVYRLSDNIGIINKGKFDIIDSKYNLFENPKTYFSALLTGYKNFSKIKILENKKIECIDWNIILEIKNNNLENIENANYIGMRPYSFFDYDDNKKNDTYIKSKITNITEDMFSYIITLVPHNSENQITWRLDKDKYKNDYELGKEINLSFNTDDIIFLK; encoded by the coding sequence TTGGGTTTAATAGTTGATATAAAAAAGAAGCTGTCTAATTTTGATTTAGATTTACAGTTTGAAGTAAAAAGCGGAGTATTTTCTATTTTAGGAGCTTCAGGCAGCGGCAAAAGTATGGCTTTGAAATGCATAGCAGGAATCGAAAAACCAGACAGCGGATATATAGAATGCAATGGGAATGTTTTCTATGATTCTAAGAAGCATATTAATATAAAGCCTCAAAAAAGAAATGTAGGTTTTTTATTTCAAAATTACGCTTTATTTCCAAATATGACTGTTGAAGAAAATATTAAATGCGGTATAAGAGATAAAAAAAGCAACATTGATATTGAATATATCATGAAAAAGTTTTTTATAAATCATATAAAAAATAAAAGACCAAGAGAAATATCTGGAGGAGAACAGCAAAGAACTGCATTAGCAAGGATATTTGTATCATCTCCGAATATATTAATGCTTGATGAACCTTTAAGTGCTTTAGACTATCATATAAAATGGGAACTAGAAAAATTTATACTATCAACTATAAAAGAATTTAACGGCACTACTCTATTCGTATCGCATAACAGAGATGAAGTATATAGATTATCAGATAATATAGGAATAATTAATAAAGGTAAATTCGATATAATAGATTCTAAATATAATCTTTTTGAAAATCCTAAAACTTATTTCTCTGCACTTCTTACAGGATATAAAAATTTCTCAAAAATAAAAATATTAGAAAATAAAAAAATAGAATGCATTGATTGGAATATCATTTTAGAAATCAAAAATAATAATTTAGAAAATATAGAAAATGCCAACTATATTGGAATGCGTCCTTATTCTTTTTTTGACTATGATGATAATAAAAAAAATGATACATATATAAAATCAAAAATAACAAATATTACTGAAGATATGTTTTCTTATATTATAACTTTAGTACCTCATAACAGTGAAAATCAAATAACTTGGAGATTAGATAAAGATAAATATAAAAATGATTATGAACTTGGAAAAGAAATAAATTTATCATTTAATACTGATGATATAATATTTTTAAAATAA
- a CDS encoding RluA family pseudouridine synthase encodes MRKKKNKLHENIEELYKKSVIRKCRIEEDVEENTRLDKYMGDRFSYYSRNKWQDLIGQGLVLLNNSKVKYTRAVKKGDEIAYHIIGMKEPEVDKNVTIVYDDGDLIIANKPANLPVIPSGKYYHNTLHTIVKNMLNSNINMLNRIDRETSGCVVLSRSSKSASNFCAMLAGRKVNGKQYKRNSIKKTYIAIIENAKDIEDKFTVEGYMLESGHKYYRRFQMLHKENIEGSKYSKTSFKTIKRIGDYAVVMARLYTGRMHQIRVHLYSKGFFMVGDKIYGKYGPKVFDDFIEKGIIPEGFFNRQALHAYSLKFNHPITDEIIKVKAPLPKDLKELIKKIKNNVKNK; translated from the coding sequence ATGAGAAAGAAAAAAAATAAATTGCATGAAAATATAGAAGAATTATACAAAAAATCTGTAATAAGAAAATGCCGTATAGAAGAAGATGTTGAAGAAAATACAAGATTAGATAAATATATGGGAGATAGATTTTCTTATTATTCAAGAAATAAATGGCAGGATTTAATAGGTCAGGGTTTAGTTCTTCTTAATAATAGTAAAGTAAAATATACAAGAGCAGTAAAAAAAGGCGATGAGATAGCCTATCATATCATAGGAATGAAAGAGCCTGAAGTAGATAAAAATGTTACTATAGTATATGATGACGGTGATTTAATAATAGCAAATAAACCAGCTAATTTACCTGTTATACCTTCTGGTAAATATTATCATAATACACTTCATACTATTGTTAAAAACATGCTTAACAGCAATATAAATATGCTAAATAGGATAGATAGAGAAACTAGCGGATGCGTAGTTCTTTCAAGAAGCAGTAAATCAGCATCGAATTTTTGTGCTATGCTTGCAGGAAGAAAAGTAAATGGAAAGCAGTATAAAAGAAATTCAATAAAAAAGACATATATCGCCATAATAGAAAATGCCAAAGATATAGAGGATAAATTCACTGTTGAAGGCTATATGCTTGAAAGCGGACATAAATATTACAGAAGATTTCAAATGCTCCATAAAGAAAATATAGAAGGTTCAAAATATTCAAAAACTTCTTTTAAAACCATAAAAAGAATAGGAGATTATGCTGTTGTTATGGCTAGGCTCTATACAGGAAGAATGCATCAGATAAGAGTGCATTTATATTCTAAAGGCTTTTTTATGGTAGGTGATAAAATATACGGTAAATACGGCCCTAAAGTTTTCGATGATTTTATAGAAAAAGGTATTATTCCGGAAGGTTTTTTCAATAGACAGGCTTTACATGCCTATAGTTTGAAATTTAATCATCCAATCACTGATGAAATAATCAAAGTAAAAGCTCCTTTACCCAAAGATTTAAAAGAACTAATCAAAAAAATAAAAAATAATGTAAAAAATAAGTAA
- a CDS encoding FecCD family ABC transporter permease produces MIKKIIIILLLVIISTVLSICIGSVFIHPKEVFAILLYKIFNIEFMNIDKINADIIGIRLQHSILSLFVGASLSITGVVIQSILRNPLASVYNLGISSGAGLGAALLIIMTVSFNQYFFIGVSMVFSFITISFILFISKKIDKYMSNNSIILAGIVISLFLSSVMSFLSYMFPKYSNQIILWQLGSLFVRNKLDIFIIILMTLISLLLLMKYSSVLDIMTFGDETSLSLGINVKNMRIFFILISSFITAVLVAFTGIIGFIDLVSPHITRKIFGAKHIIVLPMSALMGALILNVSDIFSRIVVSGSNIPIGIVTAVIGAPFFLYIFISSSNNKGM; encoded by the coding sequence ATGATAAAAAAAATTATTATAATTTTATTGTTAGTAATTATTTCTACTGTATTGTCAATATGTATAGGAAGCGTATTCATACATCCGAAAGAAGTATTTGCTATTTTATTATATAAAATTTTTAATATAGAGTTTATGAATATAGATAAAATAAATGCTGATATCATAGGCATTAGACTTCAGCATTCTATATTATCATTATTTGTTGGAGCTTCATTATCTATAACAGGAGTTGTGATACAGTCAATACTAAGAAATCCATTAGCTTCAGTATATAATTTAGGCATATCATCAGGTGCCGGACTTGGAGCTGCTTTGCTTATAATTATGACAGTATCTTTTAATCAATATTTTTTTATAGGCGTATCAATGGTATTCTCTTTTATTACTATATCTTTTATATTATTTATATCAAAAAAAATAGATAAGTATATGAGTAATAATTCTATAATACTTGCTGGTATAGTTATATCATTATTTTTAAGTTCTGTAATGAGTTTTTTATCATATATGTTTCCAAAATATTCAAATCAAATAATACTTTGGCAGCTTGGAAGTTTATTTGTAAGAAATAAATTAGATATTTTTATAATAATATTGATGACTTTAATATCATTGTTATTACTAATGAAATATTCAAGCGTATTAGATATAATGACATTCGGAGATGAAACTAGTTTATCTCTTGGTATAAATGTTAAGAATATGAGAATATTTTTTATATTGATTTCATCGTTTATAACAGCGGTTTTAGTGGCATTTACTGGAATAATTGGTTTTATAGATTTAGTATCTCCTCACATAACAAGAAAAATATTCGGCGCTAAGCATATAATTGTACTTCCTATGTCTGCTTTAATGGGAGCATTAATATTAAATGTTTCTGATATATTTTCAAGAATTGTAGTTTCAGGCTCTAATATCCCAATAGGTATTGTTACTGCAGTGATAGGGGCTCCTTTCTTTTTGTATATATTTATATCAAGCAGCAATAATAAAGGAATGTGA
- a CDS encoding ethanolamine utilization protein, whose translation MRVITEEMIINDILDKDVSEYFIEYGYFLTPAARKYLESKNIEIKIKTNNCNVGSFTSNPKSYGIKEIENIEYYIDYETNKILDTKPENYTHLYDNVLAEKNHPRIILRGKLDSLLALITDIEYEFKERQEYKLLEYLKKYHKLIHTILYSEVTNKSLELDTIFDLTEEEIRKISHHPKEYFGCDHVFINCDMPYTVIKLNLIRTAVRETELIAYNALKNEREDIIKVLNRMSSAVYILMLIAYTGKDILE comes from the coding sequence ATGAGAGTTATAACAGAAGAAATGATTATAAATGATATACTTGATAAAGATGTATCAGAATATTTTATAGAATATGGATATTTTTTAACTCCTGCTGCAAGAAAATATTTAGAGTCTAAAAATATAGAAATTAAAATAAAAACTAATAATTGTAATGTTGGAAGCTTTACATCAAATCCTAAATCGTATGGAATAAAAGAAATAGAAAATATTGAATACTATATAGATTATGAAACTAATAAAATACTAGATACTAAACCAGAAAATTATACTCATTTATATGATAATGTATTGGCGGAAAAAAATCATCCTAGAATAATATTAAGAGGTAAATTAGATAGTTTGCTTGCTTTGATAACAGATATAGAGTATGAATTTAAAGAAAGGCAAGAATATAAGTTATTAGAATATTTAAAAAAGTATCATAAACTTATTCATACAATATTATATTCAGAAGTTACAAATAAAAGTTTAGAATTAGATACTATATTTGATTTGACAGAGGAAGAGATTAGAAAAATATCTCATCATCCCAAAGAGTATTTCGGATGTGATCATGTATTTATCAATTGTGATATGCCTTATACAGTTATAAAACTTAATTTGATAAGAACAGCAGTTAGAGAAACTGAATTAATAGCTTATAATGCATTAAAAAATGAAAGAGAAGATATTATTAAAGTTTTGAATCGTATGAGCAGTGCTGTTTATATATTGATGTTAATAGCATATACAGGTAAAGATATACTTGAATAA
- the modB gene encoding molybdate ABC transporter permease subunit — MEYSPLILSIKTALYSTIITFFVGIYAAIIVVKIKKFSSLFDIIFTLPLVLPPTVVGFFLLLFFGRNSFIGGIVDKLGFPFVFTLRGAVLASFIVSFPLMYRTSKGAFEQIDKNIINAARTLGKSENWIFWRVILPNTWHSILGGTILSFTRALGEFGATIMIAGNIPNKTQTMSLAVYTAVQAGDRELAFKWVMVIVLISFVSIMMMNVILPLSDTIKKRL, encoded by the coding sequence ATGGAATATTCTCCATTAATACTTTCTATAAAAACGGCATTATATTCTACAATAATAACTTTTTTTGTAGGAATATATGCCGCTATTATAGTGGTAAAAATCAAAAAATTCTCATCTCTATTTGATATAATATTCACACTTCCTCTTGTACTTCCTCCTACAGTAGTTGGATTTTTTCTTTTATTATTTTTTGGAAGAAACTCTTTTATAGGAGGCATAGTCGATAAATTAGGATTTCCTTTTGTATTTACATTAAGAGGTGCAGTATTAGCTTCATTTATAGTATCATTTCCGCTAATGTATAGAACTTCAAAAGGAGCATTCGAGCAAATAGATAAAAATATAATCAATGCAGCAAGAACATTAGGAAAATCAGAAAATTGGATATTTTGGAGAGTAATACTTCCAAACACTTGGCATTCCATACTAGGAGGAACTATACTATCATTTACTAGAGCTTTGGGCGAGTTTGGTGCAACTATAATGATAGCAGGAAATATACCAAATAAAACTCAAACAATGTCATTAGCCGTATATACAGCTGTTCAGGCTGGAGATAGAGAATTAGCTTTTAAATGGGTTATGGTAATTGTATTAATATCATTTGTAAGTATAATGATGATGAATGTTATACTTCCTCTTTCTGATACTATAAAAAAGAGATTATAA
- the modA gene encoding molybdate ABC transporter substrate-binding protein — MKKIIFITLLISYLFVSCGSSNTADNASQTNTKNKEILVLAAASLTDVLTELANNYKTETGTTVTFSFASSGALQTQIEAGSPADIFFSAAQKQMDALQEKDLIDTDTRKDLLENKVVLISPTNSTLNIKSFTDMTNANVTKIGLGEPKSVPVGQYSEEILSNLSILDTVKQKAVYGSDVRNVLSWVRTGEVDCGIVYATDAQIANDINIIAEAPEGTHKKVIYPIATIKSSANKEEAKKFIDYISNDKAAEIFKNYGFTVIK, encoded by the coding sequence ATGAAAAAAATAATATTTATAACTTTATTAATATCTTATTTATTTGTATCATGCGGTTCTTCAAATACTGCGGATAATGCATCACAAACTAATACAAAAAATAAAGAAATATTAGTATTAGCTGCAGCAAGCTTAACAGATGTACTTACAGAATTAGCTAATAACTATAAAACTGAAACAGGAACAACTGTTACATTCTCTTTTGCTTCATCCGGAGCATTACAAACGCAAATAGAAGCCGGATCACCTGCTGATATTTTCTTTTCTGCTGCTCAAAAACAAATGGATGCATTACAGGAAAAAGATTTAATTGACACTGATACAAGAAAAGACTTGCTTGAAAATAAAGTTGTGTTAATATCTCCAACAAATTCAACTTTAAATATAAAATCATTCACAGATATGACAAATGCCAATGTTACTAAAATAGGATTAGGAGAGCCAAAAAGCGTACCTGTAGGACAGTATTCTGAAGAAATATTAAGTAATTTATCTATATTAGATACAGTTAAACAAAAAGCTGTTTATGGTTCTGATGTTAGAAATGTACTTTCTTGGGTTCGCACTGGAGAAGTTGATTGCGGTATAGTTTATGCTACTGATGCTCAAATAGCAAATGACATTAATATAATAGCGGAAGCTCCTGAAGGTACTCATAAAAAAGTTATTTATCCTATAGCAACAATAAAATCTTCAGCAAATAAAGAAGAAGCTAAAAAATTTATAGATTATATATCTAATGATAAAGCTGCTGAAATATTTAAAAACTATGGATTTACTGTAATTAAATAA
- a CDS encoding MogA/MoaB family molybdenum cofactor biosynthesis protein: MKILVITVSDRAFKGIYEDKSGAVIVKTLEDNLKEKITNIEKVIIPDEYDTILNTLIENKNKFDIIITTGGTGLSQRDVTPEATEAFCKKEVRGISDYIRQESIKETIFATLSRGYAGINDNVFVVNFPGSKKGAEYCTNLMIPLLEHIISMMKGEGH; this comes from the coding sequence TTGAAGATACTTGTTATTACTGTATCTGACAGAGCTTTTAAAGGCATTTATGAAGATAAATCAGGTGCTGTTATAGTAAAAACTCTTGAAGATAATCTAAAAGAAAAAATTACAAATATTGAAAAAGTCATAATACCAGATGAATATGATACCATATTAAATACTTTAATTGAAAACAAAAATAAATTTGATATTATAATAACCACAGGAGGAACAGGCTTATCTCAAAGAGATGTAACGCCTGAAGCTACAGAGGCATTTTGTAAAAAGGAAGTTAGAGGAATATCAGATTATATAAGGCAAGAATCTATAAAAGAGACAATATTTGCAACTCTTTCAAGAGGTTATGCTGGAATTAATGATAATGTATTTGTAGTTAATTTTCCTGGAAGCAAAAAAGGTGCTGAATATTGTACTAATTTAATGATTCCTTTACTAGAACATATTATTAGTATGATGAAAGGTGAAGGACATTAA
- a CDS encoding PepSY-like domain-containing protein, translated as MKKLSIFLASLFILSASSLFADMVVPPSALPQQASSFIQRVFPGTQIWKVERDGRKFDVQLSNGVSIDFLANGDWQNIDSEYAPIPDAAFPPAVIQAVKNAYPQAAVIDAEKEWGNYKLKLNNMMELMVTGNGQIMRQKFDD; from the coding sequence ATGAAAAAATTATCTATCTTTTTAGCATCATTATTTATTTTATCAGCTTCAAGCCTTTTTGCCGACATGGTAGTTCCGCCTTCAGCATTGCCTCAGCAAGCTAGTTCATTCATACAGAGAGTTTTCCCTGGTACTCAAATTTGGAAAGTTGAAAGAGATGGAAGAAAATTTGATGTTCAATTATCAAATGGAGTATCTATAGACTTTTTAGCTAATGGTGATTGGCAGAATATAGACAGTGAATATGCTCCTATACCTGATGCTGCTTTTCCTCCTGCTGTTATACAGGCTGTAAAAAATGCTTATCCTCAAGCTGCTGTTATAGATGCAGAAAAAGAGTGGGGCAATTATAAGTTAAAATTAAATAATATGATGGAGCTTATGGTAACAGGAAACGGACAGATTATGAGACAAAAATTCGATGACTAA
- a CDS encoding XdhC family protein → MNNKQILDKALELINNNIEAELIKILKISGSAPRTLDAFMIVYKEDDKQKNVGTIGGGLLEFEALKDAYLFLDNKESSIKKYNLTPQEAGGIGMVCGGSAEMSFVYLNDNKDMISNLKKEIEDKESNVYIFGGGHVSYDLVEVLYKIGFNCIVIDDREEFANKDRFHNASKIIVKNYENVFDKITITDKDYIVIVTGGHSHDYIVERNALKTNALYIGMIGSKNKIKTLHDRLKSEENYTDEMIARVHAPIGIAIGAESTEEIAISIAAELILIRAKAENRRKIKN, encoded by the coding sequence ATGAATAATAAGCAAATATTAGATAAAGCTTTGGAACTTATAAATAATAATATAGAAGCAGAACTAATAAAAATACTCAAAATATCAGGCTCTGCTCCAAGAACATTAGATGCATTTATGATAGTTTATAAAGAAGATGATAAACAAAAAAATGTTGGTACTATAGGCGGAGGTTTATTGGAGTTTGAAGCTTTAAAAGATGCTTATTTATTTTTAGATAACAAAGAAAGTTCTATTAAAAAATATAATTTAACTCCTCAGGAAGCAGGCGGAATCGGTATGGTATGCGGAGGAAGTGCTGAGATGTCATTTGTATATTTAAATGATAATAAAGATATGATAAGTAATTTGAAAAAAGAAATTGAAGATAAAGAAAGTAATGTTTATATATTCGGCGGCGGACATGTATCCTATGATTTGGTTGAAGTTTTGTATAAAATAGGTTTTAATTGCATTGTTATAGATGATAGGGAAGAGTTTGCCAATAAAGACAGATTTCATAATGCTAGTAAAATAATAGTAAAAAATTATGAAAATGTTTTTGATAAAATAACTATTACTGATAAAGATTATATAGTAATAGTTACGGGAGGACATTCTCATGATTATATAGTTGAAAGAAATGCTTTGAAAACTAATGCATTATATATTGGAATGATAGGAAGTAAAAACAAAATAAAAACATTGCATGACAGATTAAAAAGTGAAGAAAATTATACTGATGAAATGATAGCAAGAGTGCATGCTCCAATAGGAATAGCAATAGGGGCAGAGAGTACTGAAGAAATAGCAATAAGTATAGCAGCGGAACTTATACTTATAAGGGCAAAAGCAGAAAATAGAAGAAAGATAAAAAATTAA